The following coding sequences lie in one Candidatus Eremiobacterota bacterium genomic window:
- a CDS encoding pilus assembly protein N-terminal domain-containing protein encodes MHRTPLLLAVFAALCALTPQPAPTPSQTAPAPTAAASSAAPSASITPSPPATPSLPATPSPTPPPIVINPATAAVPVGGSVELTVGSAIGPLAVTIADPTIAQAGVDQASARLTIVGRAPGVTTITISDARGLHRDVPVRVAYYAGTIAERAAVAITGDPASAEFVREETARAVREAARPRAGAQVIVSSDDVPIRRALEQDDVAAFDVPILIQGNGDFEVDGSTHVDVQNVAVPRISPDSLMVSDYPERLTENGTLFTADLRHEQPSRFLYFHYNPPGQPDRRLVLRAQNFSREPSIVQFISGRGGPSPNEMEVGHSATKRFLVNVVQNQGRLLTLPANSITEVASQELPPGNVVCTLLQLRVLSGGNVHLTLVAQDAGDSTDNSASDTDLLESVHKHARGIYPIAEFHFATEWRVNDEYVELPIGQLPLPNHLHGQALAGDYGVLQSFVVNVENPLGSPQAIAIYENPRGGRATGTYLIDGVLVQSHQVTAYSRYKVRQYVVPAHGFVRVTIVTMPEAGSSLPVRLIFAPDDGSVAPGAPGSPIF; translated from the coding sequence TTGCATAGGACACCCCTACTCCTCGCGGTTTTCGCCGCGCTCTGCGCCTTAACGCCCCAGCCTGCTCCAACCCCCTCGCAAACGGCGCCCGCGCCAACGGCTGCCGCGTCGTCGGCCGCACCATCGGCAAGCATCACTCCATCGCCGCCCGCGACGCCCTCTCTGCCGGCGACGCCGTCCCCAACCCCGCCGCCAATCGTCATCAATCCCGCCACGGCGGCGGTCCCCGTCGGAGGTTCCGTCGAGCTGACCGTAGGTTCGGCGATTGGTCCGCTTGCGGTGACCATCGCGGATCCAACGATCGCGCAGGCAGGCGTTGATCAGGCTTCGGCGCGTCTAACGATCGTCGGCAGAGCGCCGGGCGTAACGACGATCACCATCAGCGACGCCCGCGGTTTGCATCGTGACGTCCCCGTGCGCGTCGCCTACTATGCTGGAACGATCGCCGAGCGCGCGGCCGTCGCGATCACGGGTGATCCAGCGTCGGCCGAATTCGTCCGTGAAGAGACGGCACGAGCCGTTCGCGAGGCCGCGCGACCGCGCGCCGGCGCCCAAGTGATCGTCTCATCGGACGATGTTCCCATTCGGCGCGCGCTCGAGCAGGACGATGTCGCCGCGTTCGACGTTCCCATCCTCATCCAAGGAAACGGCGATTTCGAAGTGGACGGATCGACTCATGTCGACGTCCAAAACGTCGCGGTTCCACGCATCTCGCCGGACTCGCTCATGGTCAGTGATTATCCCGAGCGTTTGACTGAGAACGGCACGCTCTTTACGGCAGATCTGCGCCACGAGCAGCCGTCCCGGTTTCTCTACTTTCACTACAATCCGCCCGGTCAGCCCGATCGACGCCTCGTCCTTCGCGCTCAGAACTTTTCACGAGAACCCTCGATCGTACAGTTCATCAGCGGCCGAGGCGGACCGTCGCCCAACGAGATGGAGGTCGGTCACTCCGCTACCAAACGCTTTCTGGTCAACGTCGTTCAAAACCAAGGCCGTCTTTTGACCTTGCCGGCGAATAGCATCACCGAGGTCGCCTCGCAAGAGCTTCCGCCGGGAAATGTCGTTTGCACCTTATTGCAGCTGCGAGTGCTTTCCGGCGGGAACGTGCATTTAACGCTCGTTGCTCAAGACGCCGGTGATAGCACCGACAATAGCGCGAGCGATACGGATCTGCTGGAGAGCGTGCACAAGCACGCGCGCGGGATCTACCCCATCGCGGAGTTTCACTTCGCAACCGAATGGCGAGTTAATGACGAGTACGTCGAGCTGCCGATTGGCCAGCTTCCACTGCCGAATCACTTGCACGGTCAAGCACTCGCCGGCGACTACGGCGTTTTGCAATCATTTGTCGTCAATGTGGAGAACCCATTGGGATCCCCACAGGCAATCGCGATCTACGAGAATCCTCGGGGAGGCCGCGCGACGGGAACGTATTTGATCGACGGCGTCTTGGTTCAATCGCACCAGGTCACCGCGTACTCGCGTTACAAGGTTCGCCAATATGTCGTACCGGCTCACGGATTCGTTCGCGTGACGATCGTCACGATGCCCGAGGCCGGATCGAGCCTGCCCGTGCGGCTAATCTTCGCGCCCGATGACGGAAGCGTTGCGCCTGGGGCGCCGGGCTCACCGATCTTCTAG
- a CDS encoding RecQ family ATP-dependent DNA helicase codes for MNLRLALQEKFGFVSFYPGQEEVVSRVLQGQDTLAILATGAGKSLTYQLPALLLEGTTAVVSPLIALMKDQLDMLRDRGITDVVALNSTLSEDQEVRAREQIASGKVRIVYTTPEKLEDEGFLRLLQSIRVPLFVVDEAHCISQWGHDFRPAYLALGGVIAKLGHPTVLALTATATPSVREDILHQLGIEQVKPIVRGFDRPNLIYEARKADKEADKLKILTTLFAGDEALEGTGIIYTATIKNALEVQHYLTQELGVPAAVYHSKLHKEDRTSVHNLFMDESIRAVVATNAFGLGIDKPNIRFVVHYDLPGSLEAYTQEAGRAGRDGLPSSCILIYRMSDTRVQNYFLTGKYPDVEEVQRVFGTIEVFCDQAGGVSMVDLRKILQLPLTKLKVILALLKKAGYIEHAGKSAYALTEAVRKHRDLMLNLANYETKKSYDQSKLAMMLQYAETMSCRRRFILNYFGEDFDVVNCGACDSCLRARRRGVDAQAATGGFKIADVVTHPKFGPGTVERAERDLVTVLFPSVGYKTLLASAVRHAEAQIA; via the coding sequence GTGAATTTGCGCTTAGCGCTGCAAGAAAAGTTTGGCTTCGTCAGTTTCTACCCAGGTCAAGAAGAGGTCGTCTCTCGCGTTCTGCAAGGGCAGGACACGCTCGCGATCCTCGCAACGGGCGCCGGCAAGAGTCTGACGTACCAGCTTCCTGCGCTCTTGCTCGAAGGGACGACCGCCGTCGTCAGCCCGCTGATCGCATTGATGAAGGATCAGCTCGACATGCTGCGGGACCGCGGCATTACCGACGTGGTTGCGCTGAACTCGACGCTCTCCGAGGATCAGGAGGTACGTGCGCGCGAGCAAATCGCTTCGGGCAAGGTTCGCATCGTCTATACGACACCGGAGAAGCTCGAGGATGAAGGTTTTCTTCGGCTGCTTCAATCGATCCGGGTACCGCTCTTCGTCGTCGACGAAGCACACTGCATTAGTCAGTGGGGCCACGACTTCCGGCCGGCGTACCTCGCGCTTGGGGGCGTGATTGCCAAGCTCGGGCATCCGACCGTACTCGCCTTGACTGCGACCGCGACGCCATCGGTTCGCGAAGATATCCTCCACCAGCTGGGGATCGAGCAGGTAAAGCCGATCGTGCGGGGATTCGACCGCCCAAACTTGATTTATGAGGCTCGCAAAGCCGATAAGGAAGCCGACAAACTCAAGATTCTCACCACGCTCTTCGCGGGCGACGAAGCGTTGGAAGGTACCGGCATCATCTATACCGCGACGATCAAGAACGCGCTTGAGGTGCAGCACTATCTGACGCAGGAGCTGGGCGTCCCTGCCGCCGTCTACCACTCCAAGCTCCATAAAGAAGACCGCACATCGGTCCACAATTTGTTCATGGACGAGTCAATCCGCGCGGTGGTTGCGACCAATGCGTTCGGATTGGGGATCGACAAGCCGAATATCCGTTTCGTCGTTCACTACGATCTGCCGGGCTCGCTTGAGGCCTATACGCAAGAAGCGGGACGCGCGGGCCGCGACGGTCTGCCGTCGAGCTGCATCTTGATCTATCGCATGAGCGATACGCGGGTGCAGAACTACTTCTTGACGGGGAAGTATCCCGACGTCGAGGAGGTTCAACGGGTCTTCGGCACGATTGAGGTTTTCTGCGATCAGGCAGGCGGAGTATCGATGGTCGATCTGCGGAAGATCTTGCAGCTTCCGCTGACGAAGCTCAAAGTGATCTTAGCCCTTCTCAAGAAAGCGGGCTACATCGAACATGCCGGCAAGTCGGCCTATGCCCTGACCGAAGCCGTGCGCAAACATCGCGATCTGATGCTGAACCTTGCCAACTACGAGACGAAAAAATCGTACGATCAGAGCAAGCTCGCGATGATGCTGCAATACGCCGAAACGATGTCGTGCCGCCGGCGCTTTATTCTTAATTATTTCGGCGAAGATTTCGATGTCGTGAACTGCGGCGCGTGCGACAGTTGCCTTCGGGCTCGCCGGCGCGGCGTTGACGCGCAAGCTGCGACCGGCGGATTCAAAATTGCCGATGTGGTGACGCACCCGAAGTTCGGGCCCGGCACGGTCGAGCGCGCCGAGCGCGACCTGGTGACCGTCCTTTTTCCGAGCGTTGGCTACAAGACGCTGTTGGCCTCGGCCGTTCGACACGCCGAAGCTCAAATTGCATAG